The following are encoded together in the Peromyscus leucopus breed LL Stock chromosome 1, UCI_PerLeu_2.1, whole genome shotgun sequence genome:
- the Selenov gene encoding selenoprotein V has protein sequence MLRAGNPQRKGNTKLSQPSERGGVSGGGGKLPAGSASCVGDGEGAGAGSIGQIWGQHRLLGLEPRCNLTGTPCVTVPVCGGFRFRTLGSEFYPCPRSRARQDAQSGVPGSHLVTMSNQARTPAPSPAQPNTPSPTPAPIRTTTPVRTVPAHNPTPVRTSTRGPVSTPAHNQTPAQTSTPVRAPAQVPTSPAVRSPTPAPAPAPPPAPAPPPTPARTPAPVRTPAPVRAPAPVRTPAPVRAPAPVRTPAPVRAPALVRTPAPVRPPKLARVFPAIPPAESLPSSASPGAQPSSSRRASSVSKDPMLAQKQEPSTHRLAEAIQGPLPVLTAAASKTLASVRDSTTQLDSLASNAVASSALGPPPDAIPVLEFFATQLREAPALGQLPPLSPSPSFVCTKEVASTSENVPPANRTLIRVIYCGLUSYGLRYILLRKTLEHQFPNLLEFEEEKASQASGEFEVFVNGKLVHSKKKGDGFVDESSLKKLMGVIDEETKKR, from the exons ATGCTGCGTGCCGGGAACCCCCAGCGCAAAGGGAACACTAAATTATCGCAGCCCTCTGAGCGCGGGGGTGTCAGCGGTGGGGGTGGGAAGCTCCCAGCAGGGTCTGCTTCCTGtgttggggatggggagggggccgGGGCGGGGTCTATCGGACAGATCTGGGGGCAGCACCGCCTCCTAGGCCTAGAGCCGCGGTGTAATCTGACTGGAACCCCGTGTGTAACAGTGCCTGTTTGTGGTGGCTTCCGTTTTAGAACCCTGGGGAGCGAATTCTATCCCTGCCCAAGGAGCAGGGCAAGACAGGACGCTCAGTCTGGGGTACCCGGGTCTCACTTGGTCACCATGAGTAATCAGGCGCGGACCCCCGCTCCCTCCCCGGCCCAGCCAAACACTCCATCCCCGACACCAGCTCCCATCCGAACCACGACCCCCGTCAGAACAGTCCCGGCTCACAACCCGACTCCGGTCCGAACTTCCACCCGGGGCCCGGTCTCGACCCCGGCCCACAACCAGACTCCGGCCCAAACCTCCACCCCGGTCCGGGCTCCTGCCCAGGTCCCGACCTCTCCTGCAGTCCGgtccccaaccccagccccagctccagccccacccccagccccagctccGCCCCCAACCCCAGCCCGGACCCCAGCACCGGTGCGGACTCCAGCACCAGTCCGGGCCCCAGCACCAGTGCGGACTCCAGCACCAGTCCGGGCCCCAGCACCAGTGCGGACCCCAGCACCAGTCCGGGCCCCAGCACTAGTGCGGACCCCAGCACCAGTCCGGCCCCCGAAACTAGCCCGAGTCTTTCCCGCGATCCCTCCGGCGGAGTCCTTGCCGAGCTCGGCCTCACCCGGGGCTCAGCCCTCTTCTTCCAGGCGTGCTAGCTCTGTCTCAAAGGATCCCATGCTCGCTCAAAAGCAGGAACCTTCGACCCACAGACTAGCGGAGGCCATCCAGGGTCCCCTTCCGGTGCTCACTGCCGCGGCCTCAAAGACACTGGCCTCCGTCCGGGACTCCACCACTCAGTTAGACTCCTTGGCTTCCAATGCCGTGGCCTCCAGTGCACTGGGCCCCCCTCCGGACGCCATCCCTGTACTGGAGTTCTTCGCCACCCAGCTAAGGGAGGCCCCTGCTCTGGGTCAGCTCCCCCCACTTTCCCCATCACCCAGCTTCGTCTGCACCAAGGAGGTCGCCTCGACCAGCGAGAACGTCCCACCGGCCAACAGAACTTTGATTCGTGTGATATACTG tGGCCTCTGAAGCTATGGCCTTCGG TACATCCTTCTGAGAAAGACCCTGGAGCATCAATTTCCAAACCTTCTGGAGTTT gaggaggaaaaggcttCCCAAGCATCAGGAGAGTTTGAAGTGTTTGTGAACGGGAAGCTGGTTCATTCCAAGAAG
- the Dll3 gene encoding LOW QUALITY PROTEIN: delta-like protein 3 (The sequence of the model RefSeq protein was modified relative to this genomic sequence to represent the inferred CDS: deleted 2 bases in 1 codon): MVSLQVSLLPQTLILALLLPQALPAGVFELQILSFGPGPSPGAPRSPCNARGPCRLFFRVCLKPGVSQEAAESLCALGAALSTHGPVYTEQPGAPAAALPLPDGLVRVPFRDAWPGTFSLIIETWREQLGERAGGPAWNLLARVAGRRRLAAGGPWARDVQRAGAWELHFSYRARCQPPAVGAACARLCRPRSAPRGAAPGLLPCAPLPQECEAPPICREGCSPEHGYCEDPDECHCLEGWTGPLCTVPVSASSCLNSRGPGPGNTGCLLPGPGPCDGNPCANGGSCRETSGSFECTCPRGFYGLRCEVSGVTCADGPCFNGGLCVGGEEPDSAYVCHCPPGFQGSNCEKRVDRCSPQPCQNGGLCLDLGHALRCRCRGGFAGPRCEHHLDDCAGRACANGGTCVEGGGARRCSCALGFGGRDCRERADPCASRPCAHGGRCYAHFSGLVCACAPGYMGVRCEFAVRPEGADAVPAAPRGLRQADPQRFLLPPALGLLVAAGLAGAALLLIHVRRRGPGRDSGTRLLSGTREPSVHTLPDALNNLRIQDGAGDGPSSADWNHPEDGDSRSIYVIPAPSIYAREA; encoded by the exons ATGGTCTCCCTGCAGGTGTCTTTGCTTCCTCAGACACTGATCCTGGCTCTTCTCCTTCCCCAG GCACTGCCGGCCGGTGTCTTCGAGCTGCAGATTCTCTCTTTCGGGCCAGGACCAAGCCCCGGGGCCCCGCGGTCCCCCTGCAACGCCCGAGGCCCTTGCCGCCTCTTCTTCAGGGTCTGCCTGAAGCCAGGAGTCTCCCAGGAGGCCGCGGAGTCCCTGTGCGCCCTGGGCGCAGCGCTGAGCACGCATGGCCCCGTCTACACGGAGCAGCCCGGGGCGCCTGCTGCTGCCCTGCCGCTGCCCGACGGCCTCGTACGTGTGCCCTTCCGAGATGCCTGGCCG GGCACCTTCTCCCTCATCATTGAAACTTGGAGAGAGCAGCTGGGGGAGCGGGCTGGAG GGCCCGCCTGGAACCTGCTAGCACGCGTGGCCGGCCGCAGACGCCTGGCGGCCGGGGGTCCGTGGGCCCGCGATGTGCAGCGCGCAGGCGCATGGGAGCTACACTTCTCCTACCGCGCGCGCTGCCAGCCGCCCGCTGTAGGGGCCGCCTGCGCGCGCCTGTGCCGCCCGCGCAGCGCC CCTCGCGGTGCGGCCCCGGGACTGCTCCCCTGTGCACCGTTGCCCCAGGAGTGCGAAGCCCCGC ccaTATGTCGAGAGGGCTGCAGCCCTGAGCACGGCTACTGTGAAGACCCGGATGAATGCCATTGCCTGGAGGGCTGGACCGGACCCCTCTGCACTGTCCCTGTCTCCGCCAGCAGCTGCCTGAACTCCAGGGGCCCAGGTCCTGGCAACACTGGATGCCTTTTACCTGGGCCTGGGCCCTGTGATGGGAACCCGTGTGCCAACGGGGGCAGTTGTAGA GAAACCTCCGGCTCCTTCGAATGTACCTGTCCCCGGGGATTCTATGGGCTTCGATGTGAGGTGAGCGGGGTGACATGCGCAGATGGACCCTGCTTCAATGGCGGCCTGTGTGTTGGTGGCGAAGAACCTGACTCTGCCTATGTCTGTCATTGCCCGCCTGGTTTCCAAGGCTCCAACTGTGAGAAGAGGGTGGACCGCTGTAGCCCGCAGCCATGTCAGAATG GCGGCCTCTGCCTGGACCTGGGCCACGCCCTGCGCTGCCGCTGCCGCGGGGGCTTCGCGGGGCCGCGCTGCGAGCATCACCTGGACGACTGCGCAGGTCGCGCCTGTGCCAACGGCGGCACGTGCGTGGAGGGCGGCGGCGCGCGGCGCTGCTCGTGCGCGCTGGGGTTCGGCGGGCGCGACTGTCGGGAGCGCGCCGACCCCTGCGCCTCTCGCCCCTGCGCGCACGGAGGCCGCTGCTACGCCCACTTCTCCGGCCTTGTCTGCGCCTGCGCGCCCGGCTACATGGGCGTGAGATGCGAGTTCGCGGTGCGCCCCGAGGGCGCGGACGCGGTGCCCGCGGCCCCGCGGGGCCTGAGGCAGGCAGACCCACAGCGCTTCCTTCTGCCTCCCGCCTTGGGGCTGCTGGTGGCTGCGGGCTTGGCCGGCGCCGCGCTCTTGCTTATCCACGTCCGCCGCCGCGGCCCTGGCCGGGATAGTGGGACTCGTTTGCTGTCTGGGACCCGGGAGCCTTCGGTCCACACGCTGCCGGATGCACTCAACAATCTGAGGATACAAGACGGTGCTGGGGATGGCCCCAG ttCGGCTGACTGGAATCACCCTGAAGACGGAGACTCTCGGTCCATTTATGTCATACCGGCCCCTTCCATTTATGCTCGAGAG gcataa
- the Timm50 gene encoding mitochondrial import inner membrane translocase subunit TIM50 isoform X2 yields MIIEPTSPCLLPDPLREPYYQPPYTLVLELTGVLLHPEWSLATGWRFKKRPGIETLFQQLAPLYEIVIFTSETGMTAFPLIDSVDPHGFISYRLFRDATRYMEGHHVKDISCLNRDPARVVVVDCKKEAFRLQPYNGVALRPWDGNSDDRALLDLSAFLKTIALNQVEDVRTVLEHYALEDDPLEAFKQRQSRLEQEEQQRLAELSKSSKQSLFFGSLTSRLWPRSKQP; encoded by the exons ATGATCATCGAGCCCACCAGCCCCTGCCTTCTCCCAGACCCTCTGCGGGAACCCTACTACCAGCCACCCTATACACTGGTCCTGGAGCTCACCGGGGTCCTCCTGCACCCGGAGTGGTCG CTGGCCACTGGCTGGAGGTTTAAGAAGCGTCCAGGCATCGAGACCTTGTTCCAACAGCTTGCCCCTCTGTATGAAATCGTCATCTTCACGTCAGAGACTGGCATG ACTGCATTTCCACTCATTGATAGTGTGGACCCCCACGGCTTCATCTCTTACCGTCTGTTCCGGGATGCCACCAGATACATGGAGGGACACCATGTGAAG GACATTTCATGTCTGAACCGGGACCCAGCCCGAGTAGTGGTCGTGGATTGCAAGAAAGAAGCTTTCCGGCTACAGCCCTACAACGGGGTCGCCCTGCGGCCCTGGGACGGCAACTCCGATGACCGGGCCCTGCTGGACCTGTCTGCCTTCCTCAAGA CCATCGCGCTGAACCAGGTGGAGGACGTCCGGACCGTGCTGGAGCACTACGCCCTAGAGGATGACCCGCTGGAGGCGTTCAAACAGCGGCAGAGCCGGCTTGAGCAG GAGGAGCAACAGCGCCTGGCCGAGCTCTCCAAGTCCAGCAAGCAGAGCCTCTTCTTTGGCTCGCTCACTAGTCGCCTGTGGCCTCGCTCCAAGCAGCCCTGA
- the Timm50 gene encoding mitochondrial import inner membrane translocase subunit TIM50 isoform X1: MAASAALFSRLRSGFRVGARGLCTRTVPPPPRASEQVAEIASRGAPKAHGPQHQPGSEGPSYAKKVALWLAGLLGAGGTVSIVYIFGNNPVDENGTKIPDEFDNDPILVQQLRRTYKYFKDYRQMIIEPTSPCLLPDPLREPYYQPPYTLVLELTGVLLHPEWSLATGWRFKKRPGIETLFQQLAPLYEIVIFTSETGMTAFPLIDSVDPHGFISYRLFRDATRYMEGHHVKDISCLNRDPARVVVVDCKKEAFRLQPYNGVALRPWDGNSDDRALLDLSAFLKTIALNQVEDVRTVLEHYALEDDPLEAFKQRQSRLEQEEQQRLAELSKSSKQSLFFGSLTSRLWPRSKQP, translated from the exons ATGGCGGCCTCGGCGGCGCTGTTCTCGCGCCTGCGGAGCGGGTTCCGGGTCGGCGCGCGGGGACTGTGCACGCGGACAGTGCCGCCGCCTCCCCGCGCCTCGGAGCAG GTTGCTGAGATCGCCAGCCGTGGGGCCCCGAAGGCCCATGGGCCACAGCATCAGCCAGGCTCAGAAGGTCCCAGCTATGCCAAAAAAGTTGCACTCTGGCTTGCTGGCTTGCTGGGGGCCGGTGGGACTGTCAGCATCGTCTATATTTTTG GAAACAACCCTGTGGATGAGAACGGTACCAAG atCCCTGATGAATTTGACAACG ATCCAATTCTGGTTCAGCAGTTGCGCCGGACATACAAATACTTCAAAGATTACAGACAG ATGATCATCGAGCCCACCAGCCCCTGCCTTCTCCCAGACCCTCTGCGGGAACCCTACTACCAGCCACCCTATACACTGGTCCTGGAGCTCACCGGGGTCCTCCTGCACCCGGAGTGGTCG CTGGCCACTGGCTGGAGGTTTAAGAAGCGTCCAGGCATCGAGACCTTGTTCCAACAGCTTGCCCCTCTGTATGAAATCGTCATCTTCACGTCAGAGACTGGCATG ACTGCATTTCCACTCATTGATAGTGTGGACCCCCACGGCTTCATCTCTTACCGTCTGTTCCGGGATGCCACCAGATACATGGAGGGACACCATGTGAAG GACATTTCATGTCTGAACCGGGACCCAGCCCGAGTAGTGGTCGTGGATTGCAAGAAAGAAGCTTTCCGGCTACAGCCCTACAACGGGGTCGCCCTGCGGCCCTGGGACGGCAACTCCGATGACCGGGCCCTGCTGGACCTGTCTGCCTTCCTCAAGA CCATCGCGCTGAACCAGGTGGAGGACGTCCGGACCGTGCTGGAGCACTACGCCCTAGAGGATGACCCGCTGGAGGCGTTCAAACAGCGGCAGAGCCGGCTTGAGCAG GAGGAGCAACAGCGCCTGGCCGAGCTCTCCAAGTCCAGCAAGCAGAGCCTCTTCTTTGGCTCGCTCACTAGTCGCCTGTGGCCTCGCTCCAAGCAGCCCTGA